Proteins found in one Spirochaetota bacterium genomic segment:
- a CDS encoding lytic transglycosylase domain-containing protein, translating into MLESLRSVYQRISEIEKSFSKFEENDAPDGASKPFREFLKEASAASDTVASPVSAGPSVSAAGGYASYQKAADAPVTSFDGIIREASKKYGVPETLVKAVIRQESNFNPSEVSHKGAVGLMQIMPSTAEHLGIAPESLADPETNIMGGTKLLGDLISRYGGNLYRALAAYNAGAAAVDSARGVPEIPETQDYVKRVIGYFGKYNGQR; encoded by the coding sequence ATGCTTGAATCACTTCGATCTGTCTACCAGCGTATATCCGAGATAGAGAAAAGCTTCTCGAAATTCGAGGAGAACGACGCGCCCGACGGGGCATCGAAACCGTTCCGCGAATTCCTCAAGGAAGCGTCGGCCGCCTCGGACACGGTGGCATCGCCGGTAAGCGCCGGCCCATCGGTATCCGCAGCCGGCGGCTATGCATCGTATCAGAAAGCCGCCGATGCCCCGGTGACATCGTTCGACGGCATCATACGCGAGGCATCGAAAAAGTACGGCGTACCGGAAACCCTCGTGAAGGCGGTCATCCGCCAGGAATCGAATTTCAATCCGTCCGAAGTGAGCCACAAGGGCGCTGTCGGGCTCATGCAGATAATGCCTTCGACCGCGGAACATCTGGGCATAGCCCCGGAATCGCTCGCGGACCCGGAGACGAATATCATGGGCGGCACGAAGCTGTTAGGCGATCTCATTTCCCGCTACGGCGGTAATTTATATCGCGCGCTCGCGGCGTATAATGCGGGGGCCGCCGCCGTCGATTCTGCACGCGGTGTTCCGGAAATCCCCGAGACACAAGACTACGTGAAACGGGTGATCGGTTATTTCGGGAAATACAACGGCCAGCGCTGA
- a CDS encoding flagellar export protein FliJ — protein MKRFRFRLEKLLTMRKNAEEARKNELAAVVSKYNREDLERAACFSRIKENAAVLDTMNIGDILSIVQNADMFAVALKKKAESHEKNMQTLSVDIRKKQVLVAEAMRQRRAVELLREKAMREYRKEIRGEEQKILDDHRPRTNVISTSLKYRAYREERNA, from the coding sequence GTGAAACGGTTCCGATTCAGACTTGAGAAGCTCTTGACCATGCGCAAGAACGCCGAAGAAGCGAGAAAGAACGAACTTGCCGCCGTCGTCAGTAAGTACAACCGCGAGGATCTCGAACGCGCGGCATGCTTCAGCCGCATCAAGGAGAATGCCGCCGTCCTCGATACGATGAACATCGGGGACATACTCTCCATCGTGCAGAACGCCGATATGTTCGCGGTGGCGCTCAAGAAGAAGGCGGAATCGCATGAGAAGAACATGCAGACGCTTTCAGTGGATATACGTAAGAAGCAGGTGCTGGTCGCCGAGGCCATGCGCCAGCGGCGCGCGGTGGAGCTCCTTCGCGAGAAGGCGATGCGCGAATACCGTAAGGAAATACGCGGCGAAGAGCAGAAGATACTCGATGATCACCGTCCGCGCACGAACGTGATATCGACATCGCTCAAGTACCGTGCATATCGGGAGGAAAGAAATGCTTGA
- a CDS encoding FliI/YscN family ATPase, translating to MNSQSPTPIADTPLLEKGTNRFSKYYEKVNHIPVIKTRGRVKDVVGLAIVSEGPVCNYGDMCRIDIAGGKSIDAEVVGFNSNDVILMPIGALEGITHGCEVYSSAQPLSIICADQLLGRVLNGVGRPLDGSTLDFYAPPTPVLRETTNPLLRRRVTEPIATGVRAIDGTLTAGKGQRMAIMSGTGVGKSTLLSMIARNTEADVTVIALVGERRREVLDFLERDLGPEGLKRSVVVVATSDDPPMVRLRAAFVATTIAEYFRDSGRDVMFLLDSLTRLAYAQREIGLSAGEPPTTRGYPPSVFNLLPKLLERTGNSDRGTMTAFYNVLVEGDDLDEPITDAVRGIVDGHIVLSRDLANSGHYPAIDVPASISRLAIEVTTERHTQAAQRLKGLYAQYNSVKELILIGGYVKGSSPEVDEAIRLKPRMDAFLKQGIFETAPFDTSKRGLLSLFLSREEVDDEMKGAGEGESASPDTASSDNITEAVADESGQIVL from the coding sequence ATGAATAGCCAATCACCGACTCCTATCGCCGATACCCCGCTTCTCGAAAAAGGGACCAACCGCTTCTCAAAATATTATGAGAAGGTGAACCATATCCCCGTCATAAAGACCCGCGGCCGCGTGAAGGATGTGGTGGGGCTCGCCATCGTGAGCGAAGGCCCTGTCTGCAATTACGGCGACATGTGCCGCATCGATATCGCCGGCGGGAAGTCGATCGATGCTGAAGTGGTGGGTTTTAACAGCAACGATGTCATACTCATGCCCATCGGAGCGCTCGAAGGGATAACACACGGCTGCGAGGTGTATTCGTCGGCACAGCCGCTCTCCATCATCTGTGCGGATCAACTCCTCGGCCGGGTATTGAACGGCGTCGGACGCCCGCTCGACGGAAGTACGCTCGATTTCTACGCCCCCCCTACCCCCGTGCTCCGGGAAACGACGAACCCCCTCCTCCGGAGACGCGTGACCGAACCGATCGCCACCGGTGTCCGCGCGATAGACGGCACGCTCACCGCGGGCAAGGGCCAGCGCATGGCCATCATGAGCGGCACCGGCGTGGGCAAATCGACACTGCTTTCCATGATAGCGCGCAATACCGAAGCGGATGTGACCGTCATCGCCCTTGTCGGCGAGCGCCGCCGCGAAGTGCTCGATTTCCTTGAACGCGACCTCGGTCCCGAAGGATTGAAAAGGAGCGTCGTCGTCGTTGCAACGTCCGACGATCCGCCGATGGTGCGCCTGCGTGCCGCGTTCGTAGCCACGACCATCGCCGAATATTTCCGCGACAGCGGCCGGGATGTGATGTTCCTGCTCGACTCGCTCACGCGCCTTGCCTACGCGCAACGTGAGATAGGCCTTTCCGCCGGCGAACCCCCGACGACACGGGGCTACCCCCCGAGCGTGTTCAATCTCCTGCCGAAGCTCCTTGAACGTACGGGTAATTCCGACCGCGGCACCATGACGGCGTTCTACAATGTCCTCGTCGAAGGCGATGACCTCGATGAACCGATCACCGACGCGGTGCGCGGCATCGTCGACGGACATATCGTACTCTCGCGCGATCTGGCGAACAGCGGCCATTACCCCGCCATCGACGTACCGGCGAGCATTTCGCGTCTGGCCATTGAAGTAACGACGGAGCGCCATACTCAGGCTGCACAGCGATTAAAAGGGCTCTACGCGCAGTACAACAGCGTCAAGGAGCTCATCCTTATCGGCGGCTATGTGAAAGGAAGCTCCCCCGAGGTGGATGAGGCGATACGGCTCAAACCGCGCATGGATGCTTTTCTCAAGCAGGGGATATTCGAGACGGCGCCGTTCGACACTTCGAAACGCGGTCTCCTTTCGCTGTTCCTTTCTCGTGAGGAAGTCGACGATGAAATGAAGGGTGCCGGTGAGGGAGAAAGTGCTTCTCCGGATACCGCGTCGTCCGATAATATAACTGAAGCGGTCGCTGATGAAAGCGGCCAGATAGTGCTGTAA
- the fliH gene encoding flagellar assembly protein FliH, with protein MPERVFKADNIVRLTKKVRIEPPRYKTKEDVAAEERSTQEYTGPTVEEIENEIAKLRSGWEDELRSMKRTASEEAERTVENAKNQAFEIYKAKQNEGRALVEASKAEANGIIAQGKDEADGIRREAVSVRETAQREGYQKGYDEGFNKAFDEGKVEIQRMIAKLEKILGETINKRNEIIDNSETQLIEIAILIAKRVVKMITERDKAVVVRNIQEALRKVKGRAKVTIRVNIDDLEVAARHKDEFYQMLDKIEGVTVLEDPNVDIGGCIIETDFGDIDARVSTQLNEIETAIKEIEPIKG; from the coding sequence ATGCCTGAACGTGTATTCAAGGCCGACAACATCGTGCGCCTTACGAAAAAGGTGCGTATCGAACCGCCGCGGTACAAGACGAAAGAGGACGTGGCCGCTGAGGAGCGTTCGACGCAGGAATACACGGGGCCTACCGTCGAGGAGATAGAGAACGAGATAGCGAAGCTTCGGAGCGGCTGGGAAGATGAATTGCGCTCAATGAAGCGCACGGCATCGGAAGAAGCCGAACGTACCGTTGAGAACGCGAAGAACCAGGCGTTCGAGATATACAAGGCAAAGCAGAACGAAGGGCGCGCGCTCGTCGAGGCATCGAAGGCTGAAGCGAACGGCATCATCGCGCAGGGAAAAGATGAGGCGGATGGTATACGCCGCGAGGCAGTGAGCGTCCGCGAGACCGCCCAGCGTGAAGGGTATCAGAAAGGCTACGACGAAGGCTTCAACAAAGCATTCGACGAAGGCAAGGTCGAGATACAGCGCATGATAGCCAAGCTCGAGAAGATACTCGGCGAGACGATCAACAAGCGCAATGAGATTATCGACAACTCGGAGACACAGCTCATCGAGATAGCCATACTCATCGCCAAGCGCGTGGTGAAGATGATAACCGAACGCGACAAAGCGGTGGTCGTACGCAACATCCAGGAAGCGCTGCGCAAGGTGAAGGGACGCGCGAAGGTGACCATACGCGTGAACATCGACGACCTGGAAGTTGCCGCGCGGCATAAGGACGAATTCTATCAGATGCTCGACAAGATCGAGGGCGTTACCGTGCTCGAGGACCCCAACGTCGATATCGGCGGCTGCATCATCGAGACCGATTTCGGGGACATCGACGCGCGTGTGAGCACGCAATTGAACGAGATAGAGACCGCCATAAAAGAGATCGAACCCATCAAGGGATGA
- the fliG gene encoding flagellar motor switch protein FliG, with protein sequence MAEASKKSKNLTGRQKAAIFLVSLGQDVASEIFKHLREEEIEQLTFDIARLENIEPEDKDKVLREFQEMMTAQDFITQGGIDYARDLLERSLGSQKASDIINRLTSSLQVRPFDFIRRTDPAHLLNFIQSEHPQTIALILAYLEPTKAAQILGSLSSEIQADVAKRIATMDRTSPDVLREVERVLERKLSTLASEDFTSAGGIEAVVDVLNAVDRGTEKTIIESLEEDDPELAEEIKKRMFVFEDIVLLDDRAIQKVLREVDTNDLAKALKSVDSDVQEKIFRNMSKRASTLLKEDMDYMGPIRLKDVEEAQQKIVNIIRKLEEQGDIVVARAGEDELVV encoded by the coding sequence ATGGCTGAAGCATCGAAAAAGAGCAAGAACCTAACCGGCCGGCAGAAGGCGGCGATATTCCTCGTCTCGCTCGGGCAGGACGTCGCAAGCGAGATATTCAAGCATCTGCGCGAAGAAGAGATCGAACAGCTTACGTTCGATATCGCGCGGCTTGAGAACATAGAGCCCGAGGATAAGGACAAGGTCTTACGCGAATTCCAGGAGATGATGACGGCGCAGGACTTCATCACCCAGGGCGGTATCGACTATGCGCGCGATCTCCTTGAGCGTTCCCTCGGGAGCCAGAAGGCTTCCGATATCATCAATCGCCTCACCTCATCGCTGCAGGTACGGCCGTTCGACTTCATACGCCGCACCGATCCGGCACACCTCCTGAACTTCATACAGAGCGAACACCCGCAGACCATAGCGCTCATACTCGCCTACCTTGAACCGACGAAAGCGGCGCAGATACTCGGCAGTCTCTCATCCGAGATACAGGCCGACGTCGCCAAGCGCATTGCAACGATGGACCGCACCTCGCCGGACGTTCTCCGCGAAGTGGAACGTGTCCTTGAAAGGAAGCTCTCAACCCTCGCGAGCGAGGATTTCACCTCGGCAGGCGGCATAGAAGCGGTGGTGGACGTGCTCAATGCGGTCGACCGCGGTACGGAAAAGACCATCATCGAATCGCTCGAAGAGGACGATCCGGAGCTCGCCGAAGAGATCAAAAAACGCATGTTCGTGTTCGAGGATATCGTGCTCCTCGACGACCGCGCCATTCAGAAGGTGCTTCGCGAGGTGGATACGAACGACCTTGCGAAAGCGCTCAAGAGCGTGGATTCGGACGTGCAGGAAAAGATATTCCGCAACATGTCAAAACGCGCTTCCACGCTCCTCAAGGAAGACATGGACTATATGGGTCCGATTCGCTTAAAGGACGTGGAAGAAGCGCAGCAGAAGATAGTGAACATCATCAGAAAACTCGAAGAACAGGGCGATATCGTCGTCGCGCGCGCCGGCGAGGACGAACTCGTCGTATGA
- the fliF gene encoding flagellar basal-body MS-ring/collar protein FliF produces the protein MNDFLKRLLDQAKSIWTKSTLQQKLIIGGIAIAAIAATVAVVAFTGHKEGVLLFSKAIEEREAKGVIGALDNAGVKYEYSRGFIYIADAKMKSRAELELVKANVMPQGVDGWEIFDTKGKWTPLTDAEMDINKRRAVTRSISRHLEQIDFIAKADVNLTFPKREYLTDVDAPVTASVIITAKPFKDDMLKEKKTVRGLQKLIAMGVDKLREEYVTISDNEGHVLTDYTDEEASLKIKLAAEQIKIVDREKKKLEAAIRKMLGAIYRDRVEININMELVWDEKSESNSLVVPIVMKKDNPATPYDETQVQDKVHVSKQSKKEKWTGQRLIPQGAAGAEENVPPGYKDKTDRWNTYEQQTDTENFELSRKFEAIKKGEYTIGKVSCAVAVDGRWEIEYDKSGEPLIENGVSFKRKYIPVDDEELRKIKDLSKSAMGYSIDRGDAVSVQHISFDHWKDFAEQDEKLRTRRNLQRTLMISLVSLLTLFVLALLVRAIQKEVSRRRRLYEEEQERRQSELRNQALMQAQEPVSEMSVEDQARKKLLEEVANVAKERPDDVAQILRTWMAEESKG, from the coding sequence ATGAACGATTTCCTCAAACGATTGCTCGATCAGGCGAAGTCTATTTGGACGAAGTCCACACTTCAGCAAAAACTCATCATCGGCGGCATCGCCATCGCCGCCATCGCCGCGACCGTCGCGGTGGTCGCATTCACCGGGCACAAGGAAGGCGTACTTCTTTTCTCGAAGGCCATCGAAGAGCGGGAAGCGAAGGGCGTCATCGGTGCACTCGATAATGCCGGCGTGAAATACGAGTATTCGCGCGGGTTCATCTACATCGCCGATGCGAAAATGAAATCGCGTGCCGAACTCGAGCTCGTGAAAGCGAACGTCATGCCGCAGGGCGTCGACGGCTGGGAGATATTCGACACCAAGGGCAAATGGACGCCGCTCACCGACGCGGAAATGGACATCAATAAACGCCGCGCCGTCACGCGCTCCATCTCGCGCCACCTCGAACAGATCGACTTCATCGCGAAGGCCGACGTCAACCTCACCTTCCCCAAACGTGAATACCTCACCGATGTCGATGCGCCGGTGACCGCTTCCGTCATCATCACCGCGAAGCCCTTCAAGGACGACATGCTCAAGGAAAAGAAGACGGTGCGCGGCCTGCAGAAGCTCATCGCCATGGGCGTGGACAAGCTCCGCGAAGAGTACGTCACTATCTCCGACAATGAAGGCCATGTGCTCACCGATTACACGGATGAAGAAGCCTCGCTCAAGATAAAACTTGCGGCCGAGCAGATCAAGATAGTCGACCGAGAGAAGAAAAAGCTCGAAGCAGCGATACGCAAGATGCTCGGCGCCATTTACCGCGACCGTGTTGAGATAAACATCAACATGGAGCTCGTGTGGGACGAGAAATCGGAATCCAACAGCCTTGTCGTTCCCATCGTCATGAAAAAGGACAATCCCGCGACGCCGTACGATGAAACGCAGGTGCAGGACAAGGTGCATGTCAGCAAGCAGAGCAAAAAGGAAAAATGGACGGGACAGCGCCTCATTCCCCAGGGGGCGGCCGGTGCCGAAGAGAACGTGCCGCCGGGATACAAGGACAAGACCGACCGCTGGAATACCTACGAGCAGCAGACCGATACCGAGAACTTTGAGCTCTCAAGGAAATTCGAGGCGATAAAAAAAGGGGAATACACTATCGGCAAGGTCTCATGCGCGGTGGCAGTGGACGGGCGCTGGGAAATAGAATATGACAAGAGCGGAGAACCGCTTATCGAGAACGGCGTCAGCTTTAAACGAAAATACATCCCGGTCGATGATGAAGAGCTTCGCAAGATCAAGGACCTCTCTAAAAGCGCCATGGGTTATTCCATCGACCGCGGCGATGCGGTCAGCGTACAGCATATCTCCTTCGACCATTGGAAGGACTTCGCCGAACAGGACGAGAAGCTGCGCACCCGGCGCAACCTGCAGCGCACGCTCATGATATCGCTGGTGTCGCTCCTCACGCTCTTCGTGCTCGCCCTCCTCGTACGCGCGATACAGAAAGAGGTCTCTCGCCGCCGCCGCCTCTATGAAGAGGAACAGGAACGCCGCCAGTCGGAGCTCAGGAACCAGGCGCTCATGCAGGCGCAGGAACCGGTGAGCGAGATGTCCGTTGAGGACCAGGCGCGCAAGAAGCTGCTTGAAGAGGTCGCAAACGTCGCAAAAGAACGCCCGGACGATGTGGCGCAGATACTCCGCACGTGGATGGCGGAAGAGAGCAAGGGTTAA